From the genome of Cyanobacteria bacterium GSL.Bin1:
GTAGGGCTTGGGAATAGACAGAGGAGTATTGATTATCCAATAAATTATAAACGCCCACCTGCAAGGTTCCTTCACCAATGCGAATACTGCTGATATAGTCCACAAGGAAATAGCCGTCAATGGGGTCGGGCTCAATGCCTTCTTCAAATGCGCGATCGCGATCGCCTACGACTAAAAATTGTAAGCGATTTTGCCAACCGGGCGTGGTCTGATTTTGGACATAGGCGGTAACTTTAAGCGGTTGCATGCTAAAGCTATCCAAGGGTTCAAATTCTCCTTCATCGTTCGGATCGCGCTCCCCTTCATTCCAACCGATAATACCGCCAAATTGCCAATCCTCAACCGGTTGCCAATCCACACTCGCTTCTACGCCATAAATCCGTTCGGGAGCGCGTTGTAACTCAAGAATATCGCGATCATTCTGTATAAGACGAGCGCCCAGTTCTGAATAATTATAGAAGCCGGCAAGAGCAAACTGCACAGACT
Proteins encoded in this window:
- a CDS encoding TonB-dependent receptor, with protein sequence MVEYDWFSEFNRFFDPNFDAQEASVEGGERNFDSTVFNLGTVYKITPEFSAFVNFSQGFSVPRFLSFLGFPPTPSTFTIDGSIDDLQPQKVDQYEIGIRGNWESVQFALAGFYNYSELGARLIQNDRDILELQRAPERIYGVEASVDWQPVEDWQFGGIIGWNEGERDPNDEGEFEPLDSFSMQPLKVTAYVQNQTTPGWQNRLQFLVVGDRDRAFEEGIEPDPIDGYFLVDYISSIRIGEGTLQVGVYNLLDNQYSSVYSQALRGDINNFAESGRTVTVNYRLSW